A window of Solanum stenotomum isolate F172 chromosome 3, ASM1918654v1, whole genome shotgun sequence contains these coding sequences:
- the LOC125858589 gene encoding protein FLX-like 3, with product MAGRNRIPREAFDNRRGFLAEGHIARGPMPRPTPHPALLEEELEIQHLEIRRLLGENRRLVEDRIALQRESAAAKEEVYRMNLAIGDMQAEHEIRSRELIERGLKLEGDLRATEPLKNEAKQLHVEVQKLNIMKQDLTGQVQTLTKDLAKLQAESQQIPHFRGEIDGLHQELLRARSAIEYEKKAKVELMDQRQAMETNLVTMAREVEKLRAELSNSDGRAWAAGGSYGMRYGRHDASFPAPYGEGYGVHMGAADKGPLYGAASASRGGLEKPQMNRR from the exons ATGGCAGGAAGAAATCGCATTCCTCGGGAAGCATTTGATAACCGCCGGGGCTTTCTTGCAGAAGGGCATATTGCCCGGGGTCCTATGCCTCGACCCACTCCTCATCCTGCCTTGTTAGAGGAGGAACTTGAAATACAACATCTTGAGATACGCAGACTTCTGGGTGAAAACAGGAGATTAGTTGAAGATCGAATAGCTCTTCAACGGGAATCAGCTGCTGCAAAGGAGGAGGTATATCGAATGAACCTTGCCATAGGTGATATGCAAGCGGAGCATGAAATTCGCTCCAGGGAACTTATCGAAAGAGGTTTGAAGCTTGAAGGGGATCTTCGAGCTACAGAACCTCTGAAAAATGAGGCTAAACAGCTCCATGTTGAAGTTCAGAAGCTTAATATTATGAAGCAGGATCTAACTGGCCAGGTACAGACCCTCACCAAGGACCTTGCCAAGCTACAAGCTGAAAGCCAACAGATTCCTCATTTCAGGGGTGAGATTGATGGGCTGCATCAAGAGCTTTTGCGCGCTAG GTCTGCCATTGAGTACGAAAAGAAGGCAAAAGTTGAACTCATGGATCAGAGACAGGCAATGGAGACAAATTTGGTTACTATGGCACGTGAAGTTGAGAAGCTACGAGCTGAGCTTTCTAATTCTGATGGTAGAGCATGGGCTGCAG GTGGATCATATGGGATGAGATATGGAAGACATGATGCAAGTTTCCCTGCACCTTATGGCGAGGGATATGGGGTTCATATG GGTGCTGCTGACAAGGGTCCTTTGTATGGTGCTGCTTCAGCTTCACGGGGAGGACTTGAGAAACCTCAAATGAATCGTCGCTGA